ATCGAGGATGACACGCTGATGGCGTTGCTGATCCTCGCCTTCACCGGTCAGAACGTCTCGGTTACGACCGGCGCCGGCGGCGTCTATTACGGGCACAGCCGGCTGGCGCGGCACGCGGTGGCGCTGTTCGACGCTGAAGGTCATCTGGCCTGCGATGTAGACACGCTCCGCATCGCGGCGCGCTCGATGCTGATCGAGGTGCTCTCGTGTCGGGAGAATGCGACCAAGAGCGGAATCGTCGCCCGGGTCGCCGGTGAGACGATCGGTGCGAATGCGTTCCTGCCGAATATGGGCACGGATGATTTCCTGTCGTGCCTGTCGCGCCCGGCGCTGGAGGCGTCCTGCAAGGACACGCCGGTGCTGCCCCGCCAGCGCGTGCGGGACACCCGCGCGGCGCTCGTCGAGCACTACAAGGAGGGGCATTTCGTTCATTCCGCGGCACGCTTCGCGCCGGACGAGGCCGAACTCTCCAAGTGGCTCTCGTCCAACGCTGTCGCCGCCAATGACGACGAAGAGGGTGAGGAGGCGGCCGAAGAGGCGATCGGCGAGGATCCGGCCGACCAGGAGCCCGGCGAATTCCTCGACGCTGCCGAGTAGCGCCTCGCCATCCTTTTCCGAACGACATCCCGCCGCCGGCCATGCCGGCGGCGCTTTCGTTTTCACTGCACGCGCACGAGGTCTTCCATGTCAGCGCACACCATCTTCGACAACGCACCCCTCGGCTCGATCGTTGCCTGGTCGGACGGTACGCCGCGGCCGCCGGACCGCCATCGCAAGAAGCTGTCGGCCTGGCAGAGCCAGAACAGTCAGGGGCGCCTGATCCAGAAGCAGGGCACGCGAAGCGTCGGCAACGTCACGCTTTCGGCGAGCTTCACTCTGCACGAGGCGGATCTCGGGACGGGCGGCGTCATCGCCATCCGCATTCATCGCTCCTTCTCGCTGGAATCGCGGCTGAAATTCACGATCCTCGAGCGTCCGGCGGTCGGGTCGGTGCGTGTGTTCAGCCATGCCGGCCCGGCGGCCGAACTCGTGCACCTCGCCGCGCATCGCGCCGCGGCCGAGGAATGGCTCTCGCGCTACGGATATCCCCGCGCTGTTCTTGAAGCGGTTACGGCCGATGAGGTGGGCGCTGATATCGTCGAGGGGAGGGCAGCATGAGCGCGCCTCCCTCTGAGAACGCGGCAGCCGGCACCGAGGCTTTCCCTCCGGTCGAATTCGGCCGTTGCAGCGAGGGCTTCCCGGTTGCGCGCGTGGGCGACAACGCCTTCGCGATGCTGCAGGGGCGCGACCGCCGACATTATCTCGCATCCGGCTGGCGGATCAGCCGGCCGCTTGCGAAATGGCGGCAGTCCGATTTCTACGGCCATGGTGCGGAGCTCTCCGACGAGGCGGCGTTTCGCGCCAGGGTCGCGGAGAACGCCGAGCATCAGCACGAGCGCAAGGCGCTCGGGCGTCGCGAGGTTCATTCCCGCGCGCGCACGCCATGGGGCACATCGCAGGGGGCGGTGATCTATACCGAGGGCGTCATCTGCCATTCGATGGCAGGACATGGCGGCTTTCAGCTGTCAGCCGAACGCAACTGCATGGTTCACCCCGTGCTGCGGCTGCCCGGCGGCTACTATGAGGAGGATGAAGCCTGGGCGATCGTCGCGATCACCTTTCCGAATCTCTTCACCGGCTTCGAGCGGCGCTGCGCGGAGCGTACGCTGAAGGATAGCTGGCCCGACGCCTGGGAGGTGATCTCCGGGACTGTTTTGCAGCAGGCTGAGTCCGTCGAG
Above is a window of Hyphomicrobiales bacterium DNA encoding:
- a CDS encoding conserved hypothetical protein (Evidence 4 : Unknown function but conserved in other organisms) — its product is MSAHTIFDNAPLGSIVAWSDGTPRPPDRHRKKLSAWQSQNSQGRLIQKQGTRSVGNVTLSASFTLHEADLGTGGVIAIRIHRSFSLESRLKFTILERPAVGSVRVFSHAGPAAELVHLAAHRAAAEEWLSRYGYPRAVLEAVTADEVGADIVEGRAA
- a CDS encoding conserved hypothetical protein (Evidence 4 : Unknown function but conserved in other organisms) encodes the protein MSAPPSENAAAGTEAFPPVEFGRCSEGFPVARVGDNAFAMLQGRDRRHYLASGWRISRPLAKWRQSDFYGHGAELSDEAAFRARVAENAEHQHERKALGRREVHSRARTPWGTSQGAVIYTEGVICHSMAGHGGFQLSAERNCMVHPVLRLPGGYYEEDEAWAIVAITFPNLFTGFERRCAERTLKDSWPDAWEVISGTVLQQAESVEKDRRAFEREHTEDWIVVSAITSDHQQGFVECVAALGGKRGRGAEERRFLVPADEYKVGRFGFVIDPDRHQVYGGPSDFIGWQGRSP